TACCCCTAGCCGTTTGGCATTGGAGTCACGACCGTTGCGGGTACTGCCTGTTCCTTTCTTGTGAGCCATAATGCCTCCTAATGCAACTGTGTCTTACAGGTTCACTGGAAATCAGAGGAAATTAAACGAAATCAACATCGTGTGTGCGAAGTCTGGAGCTCATTCCCCATCCTCAGGGATCCCTGCTACTTCCCCTTCCACAGAGGTTGTCGGTTCTGCCGTGGGTTCTTCCGTCGCCAAAGAAACCCCATTCAGCTCAATAGACTCGATCAACACCCGGGTCAGTTCTTGCCGATGTCCCTTTTTCTTGCGGGTCTTTTTTTTCGGCTTCATTTTGTAAACGATGACTTTGGTGCCGCGCCGATGGTGCAAGATCCGAGCTTTGACAACTGCCTCCGAGACATAGGGATGTCCCAAAGTCACCTGCCCCTCATGGTTCACCAGCAACACCTGAGACAAATCCAAAGCGCTATCTTCGTCAGTCTCGGGTAAGCGCTCTATATCGTAAAAACGCCCTGGCTCAACCCAAAGCTGCTTGCCACCGGTTTCGACAATCGCATAAGTCATGGTTTCTCCTCGCCGTACAGGTGCCCACTTGCGGGTCTTGGAACCTGATCCGAGCGTTTACAGCGATCTCTAATGCTAACGGAAAGGTGGATGCCCTGTCACTCCATCTTTGGTTTTTGGACAGCCACCAAGCTGCGCTAAGCTGTGGAGGTTAGTTAGCCCACTTGAGTCATGGATGCAGCTGAAATTGCCGCTTTGAAAGACCGCATCAAACTGATCCGGGAGCGCCGACCGACGGTGGCTAAGCTTTTGGAAAAACCCAATCTGGGTAGTTTGCGCGTGGATGTCAACCAAGCCCTAGAAGAGATTGACGAGTTGCTCTATGAGTTCGACCAAACCTTCGGCGCTGAAAGCTAGCCGTTGATGAGCTGTTGCAGTTGCGCCAGTACCTCAGCGCTATGACGAGAGGGATGCACGATGGGGTCAATCTCCCGCAGGATCCCTTCTCGGTCAATTAAGAATGTGTTGCGCAGGGCCACATCCCCCATCCACGAGCCATAGGCTTGGCTAACCTGACCATTTGGATCCGACAGCAATGGGAACTGTAGTCCCTCTGCCGAACAGAACCGTTCGTGGGAGTCTACCGAGTCGGCACTGATGCCCACAATTTGTGCCCCCATCGCCCGGAACTTGGGCAGATCCTGCTGAAAGCGGCGGGCTTCGATGGTGCAACCTGAGGTGAAATCGCGGGGGTAAAAGTACAAAACTACCCAGTCTCCCCGAAAATCTGCCAGATGACGTAACCGCCCCGTTTGATCCGCCAACTCGAACTCGGGTGCAGGGAAGCCGATTTGAGGCAAAGGGGTGGTTCCCCACTGAGCCCAGGCAGGTTGAACAACACCGAGACCCACGAGCAACCCAACAAGGCTCAACCACCGCCAAATCATGCGCCACCCTTTGACTATCACCTGAACACCTCTTTGGGGAATCTTCTATCTAGTTTACATAACTTTACGATGTTGATTCAGGACAGCCACTTACAGAGCAACAATTGGGGGGACACCCCCAGCCACCGCCACAGTCGGTCGGTGCGCTCGATCGGGGTGTAACGAAGTTGGGAATACAGTTGCCGGGCGGGAAGATTGTCTTCTAAAACGTGCAGATGTAAACGGCGATAGCCCCACACCTGAACCACCCCTTCAGCGCTGAGCAAAAGCTGACGAGCTATCCCTCGCCGCCGCCAACGGGGCAATACCGCCAAATTGGAAAGGTAAGGGTACTTCCCATGGGCCATGACTCGCAGGGAGATTTCTACGATGCCCACCACACGGGATCCGACCGAAGCCGCCAAACAGCAGTAGTAGGGATCCCTTGAGCCCAGACGCAAGCGCAAATCCTCGCGAATGCCCAGCTTGCGAATTCGGTAGATCCAGCGTTGCAGCCCTTGGGGTGGATGGAAAACCTGAGTGAGCACCTCCGCCAACGGCTCCAAATCACTCGGTGCAGCCGGATAAACCACAAGAGAAGGTAACACAGACTGGGAAGAGGCACTCAATCATCAACCCTATGCATCTTCTTATTCTCGCAAACAACCCGCCAACAATCCCACAAACAATTAAGTGGCGACAATCCAAACGGGGCCGCCACTTGCTTGATAGACTTTGACCAGTCTGAGATTATCAATAGAACTCAAACTCAAGGAGAAAAACCTCCCGACATGATGCGAACTAACCGCATCCAGGTTTTATTTAGTTTTTCTAGCCCGGAACTGCTCCAAATGATCCAAATGAATTGGCTCAACTATTTAGCCGATAAACAATAGTCTGGCGAACTCAGTCTCTGGCCTAATGCTTATGAGCACTGGTTTCTGATGCCAGAAGCCAAGATCTAAGGCTTACGATGAACTCTCTAAATCGCTAACGTGACAGGCTGAGCCATCGATGCGATAGATATCATCTGTGATCGGTTGGTAACCGACCTCGACCAGATCTGACTTGGCAGGAGTAAACACGCGGATAATTGCTCTAGCAATCTTTGAGAGAAAGGCAAACATAGAAACCTCCTCAAGACGAGAGTGGAACCATGAATTGCTAAAGCCCGCAGCTCTTAACCACACTGAACACAGATCCCGATTCACCAGAGTCTGCAGGTTGAGGGCACCTGAACCCGATCATGGGCTTCCCAATTGTTAATCGATCATGAATGGAGACTCGAAATAGTCGCTTGAGTTTACTGAACTGGCACAACCGCTTGTCATCGCTTGTCAGCTATAGAATGGAGCGATCTCTTGTCCAAAGCGGCTCACTGCAACAAACCCCGCTGCTATCTGATTTAACTCCCATGTCCTATTTACAGGAAAACCTGTGCAAGTACCAGATGCCCTGGTTGGCGAGACAGTCACGTTCTGGAAAAGTCTGTCGTAGTAACGGATCGGAAGTTTGGATCAAAGCGTTGGCCGACAGAGAATTTTGGATTTGACCAAAGCGCAGAGTGATGTCTCGCGTTTGAAATGAAGCTGAGATATTATCCCCCTTCCTTGAATCACCACATCTCTACTTTAACCTGCGGCTAACCTCTGTACAACGCCTGGCAACTGTTCTTAATAAGCCAGATCATTCCTTTAATTTGCCTTTTTATCTTGTTTCATTTAGAGGTTTCATCTCCTTTTAAGGTGAGACAAAGCTGTTTTGCCCAGCAAAAGTAGCCTGTTTTCCTTGGGGAAAACAAGCCGACTGCAACACAAATTTGAGCAAAATACAGGAGCCTTCTTAACCTCTTCCTTGGCCCTAGATGACTTGCTAGATGACTTATCCGCTAGAAGATAACTAGAAGATGTCTTTGCACTTGTCTTTGTATTTATCTTAGGAAATGAGTCCCCTCCCCTGTCCAGCCCGGAGGTTAAGAAAACCTTAATTCCGTTGCCGTGAGCGCAGAATCAGTAAGGAAAAATAGGGTGGTTGGTAATCGGCGAGCCCCTCTAGGGTGGGAAAAAGAGCTTGTTGAGGCCATCCGGCCCAAACCACTAAGCTTGCCTGATCTAGCCAGGACTTTTCTGCGAGCCACTGCCAAACCTGCGGGTAAACAGGGGCCACTTTCATGAGCACCACCACCTCTGCCCAGGCGCACGCCTGCTCCAAGTCGCTGAGGGCAAACATGGCAGGCAAAATCGCCAATTTCTCGGATCCCATCACCAATGGGGATCCCAACAGGGCGGCGGCAGCTAGAGGAGAAGATACCCCTGGAATCGCCTGAACAGATAAGTTCGGGATCCGCTCTCGCAGGGCCTGGGCGACATAGGCGAAGGTGCTGTAGAGGCCGACATCCCCCGCACAGACAAAAGCGACATCTTCTCCTTGTTCTAGGGGTGGGGCCAGTTGCTCGGCAGCAGCCATCCAGGCAGCTTGTAACTGAGCCGAGTGGGTGACAAAGGGCAGGTGGAGGGAGAGCAGGGTTTGTTCCGGTTGCAGCCATGAGCGAACAATTTGAAAAGCTAGGCCCGGCTGACCGGCGGCACCTTGCGGGCAGGCCAACCATTTCACGGAGCGGAGGAGTTTGGCTCCTTTAACCGTAAGCCAATCGGGATCCCCAGCTCCAGCGCTAATGCCCCAAAAAGTTCCCAGTCCCATCCCCGCTTCAACAACCTAAGGGAATAGCAAACTTAGGCAGGCTCTGCATTGTCGGTGCCTGCTGCGGTCAGGTGGTCTAGGGCTTCTTGTAGAGAGCTGCGCAACGAGAGGAACTTCTCCAATCGCACCAGTTTCACGGTTTGGGTGACGCGGGCATTACTCACCACCTGGAAAATACCGGAGTGGCTCTGCACTAGCTTGGCCAACTGTACCAAAGCACCCACACCGGAGCTATCCACAAAGTCGATCCCTGTCAAATCCAAGATGATGTTGGGGGATCCCTCTTCCAAATACTTGGTGACGACTTTACGAAAGATGGGTTCAGAAAAGGCATCCAGAAGGCCGGTCAGGTGAAAGACCTGGCAGTTTTCCAGTGCTTCGTGGCTGCCGCGTAAACTGACCGTTAAAGACAGTGGTTCCGGAATGGCTCTTCTCCTTTTAATAATCTCGACAGAGGGGTACGCTCTGGATCCCGGCTGTGCAGGCCGGATCTCCGGCGTGGTGATAGCTTAACATCCTGCTTCACCTAAATTATCGCCACAAGTGGCATTCTGTTTTCCCTTCGGCCCCGTGGCAAGCCCAGAGTCCTTGAGTAGGATGGGAGCAACTTGTGTTGCGCAACAGTAACACAGATAGAGTTGCCGGATTGGAATAGAGACCTTATGTAGGATCCCCGTGTGAGGAGGGGCGAGCCGTTGGGTGAAGATCAGTGGGATAAGGACGTGCAGCAGCGACGACTCAACCTAACTTGGGTGGGGGCAGGTTTGGGTCTTGGCCTGACGGCGGCTTCTTTCGGGGCGGTGTGGGGTGCCAGTGCTTACATCCAAGGGCAGTTGTTGCCTCAGGTAGAAGAGACCTTATCGCAGGCGTTGCGGCGACAGGTGGAGTTGGGGGAGGTCACCTTCCTCGCCCCTTGGCAGGTGAGCTTGGGAGAAAGCCGGATTGAGCATTTGGCCACGATAGGTTCCATCGACCTCAGCCCTGATTTCTGGACTTGGGTACAAACGGGGGAATGGGTGCTGAACCTCACCCTTGATCAACCGCAACTGCTGATGATGGAAACCTTGGATCGCGGTTGGGCGGATATTCAGTTTCAACTGCCGCAGCCTGAGGGGGAGGGATCCCTGCCCATTCAGGGCTTGAATGTTCATCTGCGGCGGGGATCTCTGACGGCCATCCCGTTGGTGGGGGAACGGCGACAGTTTGATCAACTGCAGGCCCAGGCGCAGATTTGGTTGGCCGGGGAGCCGCAAGCTCCAGCAGAGCAAAAGGACTCCGTCCCGCTGCCGCCAACGGGAGGGCGAGCCAGTTTCCAGCTTTCCGCAAGATTGCAATCGCCGGATACTTCGGGCGGCCATCCGGTACGCCTTAGGGGGGTGGCGGATTTTCCCCAGGCTTCCGGTTCGGTTTGGGTTTCATCTCGGAGTGTACCGCTGGATTTGCTGCCCAGCCTCTTACCCCAGGTGCCTCTAACCGATGTGCAAGGGAATGCCGGTTTGGAGTTGGAGGTGGCTTGGGGTCGGGATCAACCGCTAGACCTGACAGGACAAGCTCGCCTGCAACAGGCCCGCCTTGGGCTGGAGATGTTGCCTCATCCTTTTGAGGAAGTGAGTGGTTCTGTCCGGTTTACTTTGCAAGGACTGGATCTGGAGCAGGTGAGCGGTACCTTCGGCCAACTGCCCTTCCGGGATCTGAATGGCCCGATTCGCTTCGGTGCTGAAGGGTTCGATTTACGGGCAGACCTTCCCCAGGCCAGCTTGGCGCAGGTACAACAAACTTTCGATTTTGACCTGCCCGTGGATGTGGAGGCGGTGCTGGGGGGATCCCTGACGGTGGGGGGATCCCTGACGCAGCCAGAAATCCGGGGTCAGCTTCAGGCGCAGGCTCCTGGGCGGGTGGATCGGATCCCGTTGCCGCAGTACGGTTTGGATTTTCGGTTTGCCAACCAGACTTTAGCCTTTGAGCGGATCGACTTGGCAGCTGCTGGTGGACGCATTCAAGGTTCCGGTCAGCTCCAACTAGGCCTGCGTCCCGCTGACGCGAAGGGATCCCGACTGGAGGGCTTGTTTCAACTTCAGGTGAGGGGGGCGGATGCCGAGCAGGTGGTGGGCTGGTATGGGGGCAGCTTGCCGCGCTCGGTGGGGCAGGTGTCCGGGCAGGTGGAGGTGGCTCTGATGGGATCCCAGCCACGGATCCAAGGGACTTGGGAGGCCACCGGGGGAGAGATTGCTGGCACGGGGCAAGTGCAGATTCTGCGTGCCCTGGAACCTGGGGCACTGCCGGATACCCGCGGCTGGGTGGTGGAGATTCCGCAGGCGATGTTAAGGCTGGGGGAGGGGCAGGCAGCACTGTCGGGGCAGTGGGCGCAGGGGCAAATTCAGGCGCAAGTGGCTCCGCAAAATCTCCCCTTGTCTTTCTTCAACCCAGAGTTGGCAGGATCTCTCTCGGGGGATATTACGGCTCAGGTGAACACGGCTGAAATAACGGCATCGAGTGTCTTGGCGGCATTGCGGGCAGAAGGATCTGTAGCCCTTTCTCAACCTCTAGGCGACATCAAGGGGCAGGTGGCCTGGGATGGATCCGGCTTGGTGATTGAGCGCGGAGAAGCGCTGGGGCTGGCAACAGTGCAAGGGCGGATCCCGGTGGATCCCGAAACCCTCCAGGTGGGATCCCTAGATTTGGCTGTGCAGGCAGATGAGGTTTCGCTGGCTCAGATCCCGGGTGTACCCGACCCGGTGCAGGGGGTTCTGCAGGGTTCCGGTCGAGTACAGGGATCCCTGGATGATTTGCAGGTGCAGGGGGATGCTCAGCTACGGGGCCTGACTCTGGGGGGGATCGGCTTTGAGGATATGGCGGGGCCTTTTCGCTGGTCTAGGCAAGGGACAGAGGTGGCTTTGCAGGGGCAAAGAGACCAGTTGGCGCTGAGTTTGGATCCCCAGTTTCAACCGCTGCAGTTCCGGGTGCGCCGGGGAGAAGCGGAGGCAATCGGTCAGCGACAGGAAGACCTTCTGCAGGTAGGGGTGAACCAGTTGCCCTTGCCCCTGGTGGCTGGGTGGGTGGCAGAAGGGCCTTTGGCCAGCTTGGAAGGGATCCTCAGCGGCGATCTGGCCATCAACCTCAGGAATCGCGCTGTACAAGGGCGAGCCTCCGTCGCGGATCTGCGCTTAGCAGGCATTGAGGCGCAAGGGTTCTCTCTGGATTTCGACTATCGGGTGGATCGCCTTACCGTCACTCAAGCGCGGTTGGATTTGTTCGAGAGCACCTACACCGCTAGCGGTACGCTGCGTCTGCCGGAAGCCCCCCTCCTGGCCCGCTTGGATCCCAGCCGCGAAACCCCTGTGCCTCAGATCGAACTGCAGATCAGTACCACCCAAGGCCGCCTGGAAGATATCATCTCCACCTTTAAGTGGCGGCAATGGAGCGATCTGACCCGCCGCGGCTTCCAGTTACCCCCCCTGCGTCCTGCGTCGGTGTTGGAGAGCGAACCGGTAGGTTTACCAGAACACCCTCTGGTGGAGCAGTTACAGTACTATGCTCAGGTTTTGGCCACCCACCTGGAAACCTTGGCCAGCCGCATGGATCCCTTGATTCCGCCCCCCAGCAGCTTGCGGGGTGAATTCCAGGCCAGTGTCACCCTTGCCGGTGGGCTCAACCAGCCCAGTGTCAGCTTTCAACTGGATGGACAGAATTGGCAAGCGGAAGAGTTTGGGATAGAGAACCTCACCGCTAGCGGCAGTTTTGCCGATGGGGCCGTGATGTTGGAGCCGCTGCTGTTGCGCAGTGGAGAACGGCAGGCCAGCTTCTCCGGCACTTTGGGCCTGAACGAACAGTCGGGATCCCTGCAAATTCAGGGCTTGCCCCTGACCTTGGTGGATCGCTTCTTGCCGGATGAGCTGGAGCTAGAGGGGGATCTGAACCTAGATGTGGAATTGGCGGGTAACCTGCGGGATCCCCATGCCACCGGATCCCTGACGGTGTTGAATGCCCAGATCAACCGGGTGCCGCTGCGGGAGGTAGGGGGCCAATTTGACTACAATCAAGGGCAGTTGCGCTTCAATAGCACCCTCTTGGCCAATGGGGACGAGCCAATCCGCATGGTTGGTTTTGTGCCCTACACCCTCCCCTTTGCTGAGGTTCGGGCCGAATCCGATCAGATCGATCTCACTTTACAAGCCCAAAATGGCGGTCTGCGGCTGATCAACCTCTTCACCGATCAAGTGCACTGGGAAGGGGGACAAAGCCAACTGGAGCTGGCTATCCAGGGCACTTTGCGAGAACCCAGCCTGCGGGGAAATCTCAGCGTCAGCGAAGGGATCCTCAGCTTTGCCGCCCTACCGGAGCCGATCACCAATCTGACGGGGCAAATCGCCTTCAATCTGAACCAACTGGAGGTGCAAGAGCTAAGTGGACAATTCAGCCAGGGATCCCTCCTGGTTAATGGCATTTTGCCCACCAACTCCCGCGGGGCGCTGCAATCGGGGGAAGGGTTCCAACCCTTGAGCTTGCAATTGCAAGGGATCAACCTTACCTTGCCCAATCTCTACAGGGGTCACCTGGAAGGGGAAGTGGTGGTGGCGGGCTTGCTGTTGCAACCTCTGATCGAGGGCCGCTTGCAAGTATCGGAGGGGATTGTGGATGTTAGTCCCCGCAATGGTGCTACCCCAGAAGGGATCCCGTCGGATCCACCCACCTGGCAGCCCCGCCTGAATGGGCTGGAACTGGCCTTGGGATCCGGTATTCAAATTCTGCGTCGCAATCTATTTGAATTCAACGCCTCTGGCAACCTACGCCTTTTCGGCACCCCCCAAGATTTGCGCCCGGCGGGCACCATCACCCTGGAGCGAGGCCGGGTCGCCTTACCCATCGCCGCCTTTCGCTTGGATCGCTCCCGACCCAACATGGCTGTCTTTGATTTGGATAATGGGTTGGATCCCTTCTTGGATCTGCGCTTAGTGACTCAGGCGACCGAGGTTTACCGTTTCCCGCAGGATATCTCCCCCTTCGACAACAACCGCAACGTATTGGGATCCCAGCAGAGCATCGATATTTTTGCCACGGTGAATGGCCGGGCCAGCGAGCTAGGCGAAGCGGATCCCCGCAATGGCATTTTGGCCCTCTCCAGTAGCCCCAGTCGCTCGCCAGAAGAGATCGTCGCCCTCCTGGGGGGAACGGCTTTGGCCCGTCTGAATGCGGAAGTGGGGGTGGCGGGCTTGGCGGGAACCGCGCTTCTGAACGACCTGCAAGAAGCCTTGGGTGATACCTTAGGTCTGGATGAAATTCGCCTCAGCCCTGTCCCCCAAATCGATACTCGCGCTCCCAATCGCTCTTCGGTGGGGCTGGCTCTAGAAGTAGCCAAAGATCTTGGCTCCACCATGTCCGTATCGGTGCAGCGGAACCTGACGGATCCCTTCCAGCCCACCCGCTACAGCACCCGCTATCGACTGAATGAGCAAACCCTCACCCGTGCCAGTACAGATCTAGAGGGCAACAATGTCATTTCTGTAGAATTTGAGACCCGCTTCTAATAAGGATCCTTCCCTGGGCCTGACCATTCAAGGCTAGAATGCAAACCGACTCTAAGTTTTGTAACGACCGTGGGATCAGGGATCCCTGGTGCGGTTTCACCTGTTGAAACTTAAGGGGTGAATCCCCAGGGTTGGACAGAACACTGAGTCAGTGACCGGAAGATCGAGGAATGGTGATGATGGTACTGGGTTGGGGATTAAGCCTACTGGGTCTGGCGCTGCTGAGCGGGATCGGCCTCTATCTGCTCAGTGCCCGCCCCTACCAATCGGCGGATTCGGTGGCCAACTCCTACGACCAATGGACCGAAGACGGCATTCTGGAGTTTTACTGGGGAGAACACATTCATCTGGGCCACTATGGATCCCCGCCGCAACCCAAAGACTTCTTGGAGGCTAAAGCAGATTTTGTCCACGAGATGGTGCGCTGGGCTGGATTGGATCAGCTGCCCGCTGGAACACGGGTGTTGGATGTGGGCTGTGGGATCGGGGGTAGCAGCCGCATTCTGGCCCGTGACTATGGCTTTTCGGTGACCGGGATCACGATCAGCCCCCAGCAGGTGAAACGGGCGCAAGAGCTCACCCCCCCAGGGTTGGATGTGCAGTTTTTGGTGGAAGATGCCCTGGCTATGTCTTTCCCAGACGGTAGTTTTGATGTGGTTTGGTCGATCGAAGCCGGCCCCCACATGCCAGACAAGGCTCTATTTGCCAGAGAGCTGTTACGGGTGCTCAAACCGGGCGGCATTCTGGCCGTGGCGGATTGGAACCAACGGGATGACCGACAACAGCCTCTGAACGGATGGGAACGTCTGGTGATGCGACAGCTGTTGGATCAGTGGTCTCATCCAGCTTTTGCCAGCATTGAAGGCTTTGCAGAACTGTTAGCTGCAACCGGATGGGTGGCAGGTGAGGTGATCACCGCCGATTGGACAGAACCGACATTGCCCTCCTGGCTGGACTCGATTTGGCAAGGGATCCGGCGGCCCCAGGGTTTTCTGCGCTATGGCTTGGCGGGATTCCTGAAATCTGTTCGGGAAGTACCCACGTTGTTGCTGATGCGCTTGGCCTTTGGAGTCGGCCTGTGCCGGTTTGGCATGTTTCGAGCAGTGCGGGCCAAGGCCTCTCCCCATTCCCAGGCAAACTCTGCCAGCTTGGCAACCCCCCTCTAAGAAATCCCCGGCATCTTTCCCGACAGTACCCCCATGCACTCCAAAACTTCCCATCGTCTTCTGGTCTGTACCACCTTCGGCTCTACCTGGGTCAATGGCCAGCGACAGGGCAAAAGCCGGGGGGAAACACTTTGGGATCATCTGCAAACCCAGCTGGATTGCCTTGACCCGGCCATTCAGATACATCCGGTGGAGTGCATGAGTGCCTGTAGCCACGCCTGTGTCATCGCCTTGGCTGCCCCACAGAAAACCACCTACGTGTTTGGGGATCTCTCCCTTGAGGACGATGAGAGCATTTTCGCTACAGCAGCCCTCTACGCCAGCAAAACCGACGGCATCCTGCCCTGGGCGGATCGCCCACACTCAAAAAGGGGGTTATTGCCCGCATCCCGGCCCTGGGTTAAAAGCCTGGACACCCAGAGCTGGATACCTAGAAACGATGCCGCGGATCCCGGCTTAACGGTTTTCCGAGTAAGGGATCCCGTTTTTACTGCAGGTAGGGGGTTACATCTTCCCCCTGCTCAGCCAGAAATGACAAAGCCCGAAACCGTAAGCCCGCCACTTGGTCGTACAGGGGGTTGAGCTTGCACATGGGAGGAATGTGCATAACTTTGTGGCCAAATAGCACTACATCTCGCTCAAAGGGACACTGAGCAGGGATCCACTGACAAACCAAGTGAGCTAAATGGGGATCCCGGATTTTAAAGTTGTCGATCATGGTTCGAATCGGTCGTAACGGGGCCTGCAACCAGTCACGTAGGCGAACCGTCGACTTGAGGCGCAAAGAAGTCATGGAAACAGTCAGCTCCTGAGGAGCTTTGCGAGCACGTTGCAAGGAAATTGTTGTGGAACCCATAGGTCTTCACCTCACACCCTGAAGGAGCACCACTCCTTCTGAATTGGCTAGTCGCTACGTAAAGAATCGATAGATCTCTGTATCAAGGGAAACATTGATTACATCCCCTCTCTTAGTTTGCCCCTCCCAATCGAAAACTGGCTTGTGTAAAACAAAATCTCCGACCAATGTTGTAGAGCTACACATTTTGTCTTCAAAAGTTAATATGTAACGATAACTACAAAAACCTCCTGAGGCGCTCGGTTGTCGGGACTTTGTCTGGGGAGATGTGTCGGTACGTTACCCTCCCTATTCCTGTTATAGAATTTACCGCTGGCTTCAAGCCAGGGGGATCCTCGCAGTTGAGGTTACAGCCTTTTCCAGCAATACATACTACAGCCGATGCAGGCCAACCCCTTGTCCGACAAAAATTTCTTCTTGACCTTGTGTCGTGCCTGAGGTTGGAAAAGGCTGTACCTTGACTCGCTTAGGAAGGAATTTTCTCTTGATCAAAGTTGGTTTACTACAGTCGTTACGGAGCATAACGATTGTCCAATTCCACCGAAGGGGCGTTCTAGAATTCCAAGGGAGATTCCAGTCGGGATCCCAGTTCTACCCCCTTGCTTGGGAGCCTCCCCATGAAATTGGCCTATTGGATGTATGCTGGCCCTGCCCACATCGGCACCCTCAGGGTGGCCAGCTCCTTCAAAAACGTTCATAGCATCATGCATGCTCCCCTCGGAGATGACTATTTCAATGTGATGCGTTCCATGCTGGAGCGGGAGCGAGACTTTACCCCTGTTACTACCAGTGTGGTTGACCGGCATGTGTTGGCGCGGGGATCCGACGAAAAAGTCATCAACAACATCACCCGCAAAGATGGTGAAGAACAGCCGGATTTGATCGTTCTCACCCCCACCTGTACCTCCAGCATCTTGCAGGAAGATTTGAACCACTTCGTCCAGCAGGCCCAGTTGGTCAGTCGCTCCGATGTGTTGCTAGCGGATGTGAACCATTACCGTGTCAACGAATTGCAGGCAGCGGATCGCACTCTCAAGCAGATTGTCGAGTTCTACATCACCAAAGCCCGCAAAAATGGGGAACTAAGCGACTCTCCTTTCAAGACTGAACGCCCCTCCTGCAATATTCTTGGCATTTCCAGCCTTGGGTTTCACAATGCCCACGACCTGCGAGAGCTGAAAGTGTTGCTGCGGGATCTCGGCATTGACCTCAACCTGGTGATCCCGGAAGGGGCCAGCGTGCATGAGCTCAAACACCTCGGGCGGGCCTGGTTTAATGTAGTGCCCTATCGCGAACTGGGGCCACTGGCGGCTCATTACCTACAAGAACAATTTGGCACCCCGTTTATTGATACTTGCCCGATGGGAGTCGTGGAAACCGCCCGCTTCATTCGCCAGGCACAAAAAATCCTAAATGAGCAAGGGATCCTGGTCGATTATGAACCCTACATTCAGGAGCAAACCCTGCATGTTTCTCAGGCCGCTTGGTTCTCTCGATCCATCGACTGTCAGAATCTAACCGGCAAAAAAGCGGTGGTCTTCGGGGATTCCACCCACGCTGCGGCGATCACCAAAATTTTGGCCCGTGAGATGGGGATCCATGTGGTTTGGGCGGGTAGCTATTGCACCTACGATGCCGAGTGGTTCCAAGCGGAAGTTGGCGAGTATTGTGACCAGATTCTGATGACCGATGATCACACTCGCGTTGGGGATGCCATTGCCCAAGCAGAACCGGCGGCAATTTTTGGTACTCAGATGGAACGCCATGTTGGCAAGCGTTTGCGCACCCCTTGTGGCGTTATCTCAGCCCCTATTCATGTGCAGGATTTCCCGATTGGCTACAAACCCTTTTTGGGCTATGAAGGCACCAACCAGATTGCCGACTTAATTTACAACTCCTTTACCCTCGGCATGGAGGATCACCTACTGGAGATCTTTGGTGGCCACGATACCAAAGAAGTAATCCACAAGGGCCTAAGTGCCGATTCCGACATCAACTGGACTCGAGAAG
This is a stretch of genomic DNA from Synechococcus sp. Nb3U1. It encodes these proteins:
- a CDS encoding Mo-dependent nitrogenase C-terminal domain-containing protein; the protein is MGSTTISLQRARKAPQELTVSMTSLRLKSTVRLRDWLQAPLRPIRTMIDNFKIRDPHLAHLVCQWIPAQCPFERDVVLFGHKVMHIPPMCKLNPLYDQVAGLRFRALSFLAEQGEDVTPYLQ
- the bchB gene encoding ferredoxin:protochlorophyllide reductase (ATP-dependent) subunit B yields the protein MKLAYWMYAGPAHIGTLRVASSFKNVHSIMHAPLGDDYFNVMRSMLERERDFTPVTTSVVDRHVLARGSDEKVINNITRKDGEEQPDLIVLTPTCTSSILQEDLNHFVQQAQLVSRSDVLLADVNHYRVNELQAADRTLKQIVEFYITKARKNGELSDSPFKTERPSCNILGISSLGFHNAHDLRELKVLLRDLGIDLNLVIPEGASVHELKHLGRAWFNVVPYRELGPLAAHYLQEQFGTPFIDTCPMGVVETARFIRQAQKILNEQGILVDYEPYIQEQTLHVSQAAWFSRSIDCQNLTGKKAVVFGDSTHAAAITKILAREMGIHVVWAGSYCTYDAEWFQAEVGEYCDQILMTDDHTRVGDAIAQAEPAAIFGTQMERHVGKRLRTPCGVISAPIHVQDFPIGYKPFLGYEGTNQIADLIYNSFTLGMEDHLLEIFGGHDTKEVIHKGLSADSDINWTREAQMELNKVPGFVRGKVKRNTEKFARERGLTEISVEVMYAAKEAAGA